Proteins from one Streptococcus mitis B6 genomic window:
- a CDS encoding pseudouridine synthase, translating to MRLDKFLVACAVGSRTEVKNLLKSGRVTVNGKKEKSAKLQIDEERDEIRFDGQVLEYEEFVYYMMNKPKGVISATEDPKHRTVLDLLDDIARSKEVFPVGRLDIDTHGLLLLTNDGKLAHALLSPKRHVDKTYLAQVKGIMTQEDAETFAKGIPLKDFTCQPARLELVSVDTKKNQSQIRVTIAEGKFHQVKRMVGYCGKEVVDLQRLTMGTLVLDENLQRGEWRRLTKEELEDLRASIA from the coding sequence ATGAGATTAGATAAATTTTTAGTTGCCTGTGCTGTGGGGAGTCGGACTGAGGTCAAAAACTTGCTCAAGTCTGGGCGCGTGACGGTAAATGGTAAAAAAGAAAAGTCAGCTAAATTGCAGATTGATGAAGAAAGAGATGAGATTCGCTTTGATGGGCAAGTGTTGGAGTATGAAGAGTTTGTCTACTACATGATGAACAAGCCCAAAGGAGTTATCTCAGCGACTGAGGATCCCAAGCACAGAACCGTTCTGGACTTGCTGGATGATATTGCTCGGAGCAAGGAAGTTTTCCCAGTAGGACGCTTGGATATTGACACGCATGGTCTTTTACTCTTGACCAATGACGGCAAGCTTGCCCATGCTCTTCTTTCACCCAAGCGTCATGTGGATAAGACGTATCTGGCTCAGGTCAAGGGAATTATGACCCAAGAAGATGCGGAGACATTTGCCAAGGGAATTCCTCTTAAGGATTTTACCTGTCAGCCCGCTAGACTGGAGCTTGTGTCTGTAGATACAAAAAAGAATCAAAGCCAAATCCGTGTGACCATTGCAGAAGGGAAGTTTCATCAGGTCAAGCGTATGGTGGGCTACTGTGGCAAGGAAGTAGTAGACTTGCAACGTTTGACTATGGGAACGCTAGTATTGGATGAGAACTTGCAGAGAGGAGAATGGCGTCGCTTGACCAAGGAAGAATTAGAAGATCTCCGTGCAAGTATTGCTTAG
- a CDS encoding type II toxin-antitoxin system YafQ family toxin, with amino-acid sequence MLKMRYHKQFKKDFKLAMKRGLKTELLEEVLNFLVQEKELPARYRDHQLTASRHFQGVRECHIQPDWLLVYKVDKEELILNLLRTGSHSDLF; translated from the coding sequence GTGCTTAAGATGCGTTATCATAAACAGTTTAAAAAAGATTTTAAGTTGGCTATGAAGCGTGGTTTGAAGACAGAATTATTAGAAGAAGTTTTAAATTTTCTTGTTCAAGAAAAAGAACTTCCTGCTAGATATCGTGATCATCAATTGACGGCATCCAGGCATTTTCAAGGAGTTCGTGAGTGCCATATCCAGCCAGATTGGCTTTTGGTTTATAAAGTAGACAAGGAAGAATTGATTTTAAATTTGCTGAGGACAGGTAGTCATAGTGATTTGTTTTAA
- a CDS encoding DUF4230 domain-containing protein — translation MFSVLLNVVLIAIIAIGVLFFLPKEHKSEVKSSINIESIEKVNEVVFLNAGINEIISETKTTQVFGFDVPFSKKAALVILNYKAKFGIKSSVKVEQISEKEYKVIVPKLEVIGVELSKDNPYDLYDSHGELLSGTTEDIDTGKLVANQLSSDKQAEYLDKFKSEIKESAINYYKTIFSSMDSEVKVTIEFTE, via the coding sequence ATGTTTAGTGTACTATTGAATGTGGTATTAATAGCTATTATAGCTATTGGAGTGCTATTTTTCTTACCTAAGGAACATAAATCAGAAGTCAAATCGTCAATTAATATCGAAAGTATTGAAAAAGTGAATGAAGTTGTATTTTTGAATGCGGGAATTAATGAAATTATTTCTGAAACAAAAACAACTCAAGTTTTTGGGTTTGATGTGCCGTTCTCTAAAAAAGCAGCATTAGTAATTTTAAATTATAAAGCTAAATTTGGAATTAAAAGTAGTGTAAAGGTTGAACAAATAAGCGAAAAAGAATATAAGGTTATTGTTCCAAAATTGGAAGTAATTGGTGTTGAACTTTCAAAAGATAATCCTTATGATTTATATGATAGTCATGGAGAGTTATTAAGTGGAACTACAGAAGATATTGATACTGGGAAATTGGTCGCTAACCAACTTTCTAGTGATAAACAAGCAGAGTATTTAGATAAATTTAAGAGTGAAATTAAAGAATCTGCAATCAATTATTATAAAACAATATTTTCTTCAATGGATTCTGAAGTAAAAGTAACTATAGAATTTACAGAATAA
- a CDS encoding aminopeptidase, with protein sequence MVLPNFKENLEKYAKLLVANGINVQPGHTLALSIDVEQRELAHLIVKEAYALGAHEVIVQWTDDVINREKFLHAPMERLDNVPEYKIAEMNYLLENKASRLGVRSSDPGALNGVDADKLSASAKAMGLAMKPMRIATQSNKVSWTVAAAAGLEWAKKVFPNAASDEEAVDLLWDQIFKTCRVYEEDPVKAWEEHAAILKSKADMLNKEQFSALHYTAPGTDLTLGLPKNHVWESAGAINAQGEGFLPNMPTEEVFTAPDFRRADGYVTSTKPLSYNGNIIEGIKVTFKDGQIVDITAEKGDQVMKDLVFENAGARALGECALVPDPSPISQSGITFFNTLFDENASNHLAIGAAYATSVVGGAEMSEEELEAAGLNRSDVHVDFMIGSNQMDIDGIREDGTRVPLFRNGDWAN encoded by the coding sequence ATGGTTTTACCAAATTTTAAAGAAAATCTAGAAAAATATGCGAAATTATTGGTTGCGAACGGAATTAACGTGCAGCCTGGCCACACTTTGGCTCTCTCTATAGATGTGGAGCAACGTGAGTTGGCTCACTTAATTGTCAAAGAAGCTTATGCCTTGGGTGCGCATGAGGTTATTGTTCAGTGGACAGATGATGTCATTAACCGTGAGAAATTCCTCCATGCGCCGATGGAGCGTTTGGACAATGTGCCAGAATATAAGATTGCTGAGATGAACTATCTTTTGGAAAACAAGGCTAGCCGTCTTGGAGTTCGTTCATCTGATCCAGGTGCTTTGAACGGTGTGGATGCTGACAAGCTTTCAGCTTCTGCTAAAGCTATGGGACTTGCCATGAAGCCAATGCGAATCGCAACTCAATCTAACAAGGTTAGTTGGACTGTAGCAGCCGCTGCTGGACTCGAGTGGGCTAAGAAAGTCTTTCCAAATGCTGCGAGCGATGAAGAAGCAGTCGATCTCCTTTGGGACCAAATCTTCAAAACTTGCCGAGTCTATGAAGAAGATCCTGTTAAGGCTTGGGAAGAGCATGCAGCTATTCTCAAGAGTAAGGCCGATATGCTCAATAAAGAACAATTTTCAGCCCTTCACTACACAGCGCCAGGAACAGATTTGACACTTGGTTTGCCGAAAAACCATGTTTGGGAATCAGCTGGTGCTATCAATGCACAGGGTGAAGGATTCTTGCCAAATATGCCGACAGAAGAAGTCTTCACAGCACCTGACTTCCGTCGTGCAGATGGTTATGTCACTTCTACAAAACCGCTTAGTTATAACGGAAACATTATTGAAGGTATTAAGGTGACCTTTAAGGATGGACAAATCGTTGATATCACTGCTGAGAAGGGTGATCAGGTCATGAAAGACCTTGTCTTTGAAAATGCGGGTGCGCGTGCCTTGGGTGAATGTGCCTTGGTACCAGATCCAAGCCCAATTTCTCAGTCAGGCATTACCTTCTTTAACACCCTTTTCGATGAAAATGCGTCAAATCACTTGGCTATCGGTGCAGCCTATGCAACTAGCGTTGTTGGTGGAGCGGAGATGAGCGAAGAGGAGCTTGAAGCTGCAGGGCTTAACCGTTCAGATGTTCACGTAGACTTTATGATTGGTTCTAACCAAATGGATATCGATGGTATCCGTGAGGATGGGACACGTGTACCACTCTTCCGTAACGGAGATTGGGCAAATTAA
- a CDS encoding GlsB/YeaQ/YmgE family stress response membrane protein, whose protein sequence is MLGSMFVGLLVGFLAGTLTNRGERMGCFGKMFLGWIGAFIGHLLFGTWGPIIAGTAIIPAVLGSMIVLAIFWRRGS, encoded by the coding sequence ATGTTAGGAAGTATGTTCGTTGGTCTCCTAGTGGGATTTTTAGCAGGTACTCTAACCAATCGTGGAGAGCGAATGGGATGTTTTGGAAAAATGTTTCTAGGCTGGATTGGTGCCTTTATAGGCCACTTGCTTTTTGGGACTTGGGGACCGATAATAGCAGGAACTGCCATTATTCCGGCAGTACTAGGTTCCATGATTGTCTTAGCGATTTTCTGGAGACGAGGAAGTTAA
- a CDS encoding PTS system mannose/fructose/sorbose family transporter subunit IID yields the protein MTEKLQLSKSDRKKVWWRSQFLQGSWNYERMQNLGWAYSLIPAIKKLYTTKEDQAAALERHLEFFNTHPYVAAPIMGVTLALEEERANGVEIDDAAIQGVKIGMMGPLAGIGDPVFWFTVRPILGALGASLAASGNLVGPLLFFFGWNAIRMAFLWYTQEFGYKAGSEITKDMSGGILKDITKGASILGMFILAVLVQRWVSINFTVNLPGKQLAEGAYINFPEGPVSGAELKGILGQALGGLSLDKIQPQTLQGQLNSLIPGLMGLLLTFLCMWLLKKKVSPISIILALFAVGIAARFFGIM from the coding sequence ATGACTGAAAAACTTCAATTATCAAAATCAGATCGTAAAAAAGTTTGGTGGCGTTCACAATTCCTTCAAGGTTCTTGGAACTACGAGCGTATGCAAAACTTGGGTTGGGCTTATTCATTGATCCCAGCTATCAAAAAATTGTACACTACTAAAGAAGACCAAGCGGCTGCTCTTGAGCGCCACCTTGAGTTCTTCAACACTCACCCATACGTAGCAGCTCCAATCATGGGGGTTACTCTTGCACTTGAAGAAGAACGTGCGAACGGTGTTGAAATCGACGACGCTGCTATCCAAGGGGTTAAAATCGGTATGATGGGACCTCTTGCTGGTATCGGTGACCCAGTATTCTGGTTTACAGTTCGTCCTATCCTTGGAGCTCTTGGTGCATCACTTGCTGCATCTGGTAACTTGGTTGGTCCACTTCTCTTCTTCTTCGGATGGAATGCTATCCGTATGGCCTTCCTATGGTACACACAAGAGTTTGGTTACAAGGCTGGATCTGAAATCACTAAAGATATGTCTGGTGGTATCTTGAAAGACATCACTAAAGGTGCTTCTATCCTTGGTATGTTCATCCTTGCCGTCCTTGTACAACGTTGGGTATCGATCAACTTCACAGTTAACCTTCCTGGTAAACAATTGGCTGAAGGTGCCTACATCAACTTCCCAGAAGGTCCTGTATCAGGTGCTGAATTGAAAGGTATCCTTGGTCAAGCCCTTGGTGGATTGAGCCTAGATAAGATTCAACCACAAACCCTTCAAGGTCAGTTGAACTCATTGATTCCAGGATTGATGGGACTTCTCCTTACTTTCCTTTGCATGTGGTTGCTTAAGAAAAAAGTATCACCAATCTCAATCATCCTTGCACTCTTTGCAGTAGGTATCGCAGCTCGTTTCTTCGGTATCATGTAA
- a CDS encoding PTS sugar transporter subunit IIB codes for MSIGIIIASHGEFAAGIHQSGSMIFGEQEKVQVVTFMPNEGPDDLYAKFNNAVAAFDAEDEVLVLADLWSGSPFNQASRVMGENPERKFAIITGLNLPMLIQAYTERLMDAAAGVEKVAANIIKEAKDGIKALPEELNPVEEVASAAAAPVAQAAIPEGTVIGDGKLKINLARLDTRLLHGQVATAWTPDSKADRIIVASDNVANDDLRKELIKQAAPNNVRANVVPIQKLIEVAKDPRFGETHALILFETPQDALRAIEGGVPIKTLNVGSMAHSTGKTMVNNVLSMDKDDVATFEKMRDLGVEFDVRKVPNDTKKDLFDLISKANVQ; via the coding sequence ATGAGTATCGGAATCATTATTGCGAGCCACGGCGAATTTGCTGCGGGTATTCATCAGTCAGGATCTATGATCTTTGGTGAACAAGAAAAGGTTCAAGTTGTAACCTTTATGCCAAATGAAGGTCCTGATGATCTATACGCTAAGTTTAATAACGCTGTTGCTGCATTTGACGCAGAAGATGAGGTTCTAGTTTTGGCTGACCTTTGGAGTGGATCTCCATTTAACCAAGCTAGCCGCGTGATGGGGGAAAATCCTGAGCGTAAGTTTGCCATCATCACAGGACTTAACTTACCGATGTTAATTCAAGCCTATACAGAGCGCCTTATGGACGCTGCTGCAGGTGTAGAAAAAGTCGCTGCGAATATCATTAAAGAAGCCAAAGATGGCATCAAGGCTCTTCCAGAAGAGCTAAACCCAGTTGAGGAAGTAGCAAGCGCTGCAGCTGCTCCAGTTGCCCAAGCTGCTATCCCAGAAGGAACTGTTATCGGAGATGGAAAACTCAAAATCAACCTTGCTCGCCTAGACACTCGTCTACTTCACGGTCAGGTTGCAACTGCTTGGACTCCAGATTCAAAAGCAGACCGTATCATCGTTGCTTCAGATAACGTAGCAAACGACGATCTTCGTAAAGAATTGATTAAACAAGCTGCTCCAAATAATGTCAGAGCTAATGTTGTTCCAATTCAAAAATTGATCGAGGTTGCAAAAGACCCACGATTTGGAGAAACACATGCCCTTATCTTGTTTGAAACACCTCAAGATGCTCTTCGTGCAATCGAAGGTGGCGTGCCAATCAAGACCCTTAACGTAGGATCAATGGCTCACTCAACAGGTAAAACAATGGTCAACAACGTTTTGTCTATGGACAAAGATGACGTTGCTACATTTGAAAAAATGCGTGACCTCGGTGTTGAATTTGACGTACGTAAAGTACCAAACGACACTAAAAAAGATTTGTTTGACTTGATTAGCAAAGCCAACGTTCAATAA
- a CDS encoding type II toxin-antitoxin system RelB/DinJ family antitoxin has protein sequence MSKTSMSIRLDSEVKEQAQQVFSNLGMDMTTAINIFLRQAIQYQGLPFDVRLDENRKLLEVLTDLDKNRNMSQSFESISDLMEDLRA, from the coding sequence ATGTCAAAGACGAGTATGAGCATCCGTCTGGATAGTGAAGTTAAGGAGCAGGCCCAACAGGTGTTTAGTAATCTGGGAATGGATATGACAACGGCTATTAATATTTTCCTTCGTCAGGCTATTCAATATCAGGGATTACCTTTTGATGTTAGACTAGACGAAAATCGGAAGTTGCTTGAGGTATTAACGGATTTAGACAAAAATCGTAATATGAGCCAATCCTTTGAATCAATCTCTGACTTGATGGAGGATTTGCGTGCTTAA
- the pepC gene encoding aminopeptidase C yields the protein MNAIQESFTDKLFANYEANVKYQAIENAASHNGIFAALERRQSHVDNTPVFSLDLTKDKVTNQKASGRCWMFAALNTFRHKLISQYKLENFELSQAHTFFWDKYEKSNWFLEQVIATADQDLTSRKVKFLLQTPQQDGGQWDMVVSLFEKYGVVPKSVYPESVSSSSSRELNAILNKLLRQDAQILRDLLASGADQVTVQAKKEDLLQEIFNFLAMSLGLPPRKFDFAYRDKDNNYQSEKGITPQEFYKKYVNLPLEDYVSVINAPTADKPYGQSYTVEMLGNVVGSRAVRYINVPMERLKELAIAQMQAGETVWFGSDVGQLSNRKAGILATDVYDFESSMDIKLTQDKAGRLDYSESLMTHAMVLTGVDLDENGKSTKWKVENSWGDKVGTDGYFVASDAWMDEYTYQIVVRKELLTAEELAAYEAEPIVLAPWDPMGALA from the coding sequence ATGAACGCGATTCAAGAATCATTTACTGATAAACTATTTGCCAACTATGAAGCAAATGTTAAATACCAAGCGATTGAAAATGCTGCTAGCCACAACGGGATTTTTGCAGCTCTAGAACGCCGTCAAAGCCATGTAGACAATACACCTGTTTTCTCATTGGATTTGACCAAGGACAAGGTAACCAACCAGAAGGCTTCTGGTCGTTGCTGGATGTTTGCGGCTCTCAACACCTTCCGTCACAAACTAATCTCGCAATACAAATTGGAAAATTTTGAGTTGTCACAGGCCCACACCTTCTTCTGGGACAAGTATGAGAAATCCAACTGGTTCTTGGAGCAAGTCATTGCGACTGCAGACCAAGACTTGACGAGTCGTAAGGTTAAATTCCTACTCCAAACTCCACAACAAGACGGAGGTCAGTGGGATATGGTCGTTTCTCTCTTTGAGAAATACGGTGTCGTGCCCAAGTCAGTTTATCCTGAGTCTGTTTCATCTAGTAGCAGCCGTGAGCTAAATGCAATCCTTAACAAATTGCTTCGCCAAGATGCTCAAATCTTGCGTGACTTGCTTGCTTCTGGCGCAGACCAAGTGACTGTTCAAGCTAAGAAAGAAGACCTCTTGCAAGAAATCTTTAATTTCCTTGCTATGTCATTGGGTCTTCCACCACGTAAATTTGACTTTGCTTATCGCGATAAAGATAACAACTACCAAAGTGAAAAGGGCATTACACCACAAGAGTTTTACAAGAAATATGTCAATCTTCCTCTAGAAGATTATGTTTCTGTTATCAATGCTCCAACTGCTGACAAGCCTTACGGCCAATCTTACACAGTTGAGATGTTGGGAAATGTAGTTGGTAGCCGTGCAGTTCGCTACATCAACGTACCGATGGAGCGCTTGAAAGAGTTGGCAATTGCTCAAATGCAAGCAGGTGAGACTGTTTGGTTTGGTTCAGATGTCGGTCAGCTCAGCAACCGTAAAGCTGGAATCCTTGCGACAGATGTTTATGACTTTGAATCAAGCATGGACATTAAACTCACTCAAGACAAGGCTGGACGTTTGGATTACAGTGAGAGCTTGATGACCCACGCCATGGTCTTGACAGGTGTGGATTTGGATGAAAATGGCAAGTCAACCAAGTGGAAGGTTGAAAACTCATGGGGAGACAAGGTTGGTACAGATGGTTACTTTGTTGCTTCAGATGCTTGGATGGACGAATACACTTATCAAATTGTTGTTCGTAAGGAATTACTAACAGCAGAAGAACTAGCTGCCTATGAAGCAGAACCAATCGTCCTTGCACCATGGGATCCAATGGGTGCCTTGGCATAA
- a CDS encoding PTS mannose/fructose/sorbose transporter subunit IIC produces the protein MSDISIISAVLVVVVAFLAGLEGILDQFQFHQPIVACTLIGLATGNLEAGVMLGGSLQMIALGWANIGAAVAPDAALASVAAAIILIKGGNFTTEGIAVATATAIPLAVAGLFLTMIVRTISVGLVHTADAAAKEGNIAAVERAHFIALLLQGLRIAIPAAFLIAIPASAVQDALKLMPDWLNGGMAVGGAMVVAVGYAMVINMMATREVWPFFAIGFAFAAISQLTLIALGVVGVALAFIYLNLSKQGGNGGGGAATSNDPIGDILEDY, from the coding sequence ATGTCAGATATTTCAATTATTTCTGCTGTCTTGGTTGTAGTTGTTGCCTTCCTTGCAGGTCTTGAAGGTATCCTCGACCAATTCCAATTCCATCAACCAATCGTCGCATGTACCCTTATCGGACTTGCAACTGGTAACCTCGAAGCAGGCGTTATGCTTGGTGGATCACTTCAAATGATCGCCCTTGGTTGGGCAAACATCGGAGCTGCCGTAGCTCCTGACGCTGCTCTTGCATCTGTTGCCGCAGCAATCATCTTGATCAAAGGTGGTAACTTTACTACTGAAGGTATCGCCGTTGCAACAGCAACAGCTATCCCTCTTGCCGTAGCTGGACTTTTCTTGACTATGATTGTTCGTACAATCTCAGTTGGTTTGGTTCACACTGCAGATGCTGCCGCTAAAGAAGGAAATATTGCGGCTGTTGAACGTGCTCACTTTATCGCACTTCTTCTTCAAGGTCTTCGTATTGCTATCCCTGCAGCCTTCCTTATTGCTATCCCTGCTTCTGCCGTTCAAGATGCTCTTAAATTGATGCCAGACTGGTTGAACGGTGGTATGGCTGTCGGTGGTGCTATGGTCGTTGCCGTTGGTTACGCTATGGTTATCAACATGATGGCAACTCGTGAAGTATGGCCATTCTTCGCAATCGGTTTTGCTTTTGCTGCCATTTCTCAATTGACTTTGATTGCCCTTGGTGTAGTCGGTGTTGCCCTTGCCTTCATCTACCTTAACCTTTCAAAACAAGGTGGTAATGGTGGCGGAGGAGCTGCGACTTCTAACGACCCAATCGGTGATATCCTAGAAGACTACTAG
- a CDS encoding leucine-rich repeat domain-containing protein, with product MNKKLLSGLCAAVLLSGLVGCGPKESKQNTTTSTSTIETKNNTTNNSEVTEKNFKDFPETDEKYFTYDEWQEGYVIYSCTSDDKVVRVPKEIKGKLVIAIGERGLANLKHCEAIVLPDTVRYIGKGAFAIDNKLKYVHFGKSIETVEDDVFNSDSSLESVVFPEGTKSIGILVFWGTSSIKSITIPASVTEITEYFYFVDNCNPDVEIHTPKGSKAEEVAKAMQLKVVND from the coding sequence ATGAACAAGAAACTATTATCAGGCTTATGTGCAGCAGTACTCTTATCAGGTTTAGTAGGATGCGGACCTAAGGAGTCAAAACAAAATACCACAACAAGTACTTCTACAATAGAAACAAAAAATAACACAACAAATAACTCTGAAGTAACAGAGAAGAACTTCAAAGACTTCCCAGAGACAGATGAAAAGTACTTCACATATGATGAATGGCAAGAAGGTTATGTCATCTATAGTTGTACTTCTGACGATAAGGTTGTTCGTGTACCAAAGGAAATTAAAGGTAAACTTGTTATCGCAATTGGAGAACGTGGTCTTGCGAACTTGAAACATTGTGAGGCAATCGTTTTACCAGATACAGTACGATATATTGGAAAAGGTGCGTTTGCGATTGACAATAAGTTAAAGTATGTCCACTTTGGTAAGTCAATAGAAACAGTAGAAGATGATGTTTTCAACTCTGACAGTTCATTAGAATCAGTTGTATTCCCAGAAGGAACAAAGAGTATTGGAATATTAGTATTCTGGGGGACATCATCAATTAAATCTATTACAATTCCAGCAAGTGTAACAGAAATTACAGAATACTTCTATTTTGTGGATAACTGTAACCCAGATGTAGAAATCCATACACCTAAGGGATCAAAGGCAGAAGAAGTAGCTAAAGCAATGCAACTTAAAGTAGTAAATGACTAA
- the adhP gene encoding alcohol dehydrogenase AdhP, with the protein MKAVVVNPESTGVAVEEKVLRPLETGEALVEIEYCGVCHTDLHVAHGDFGQVPGRVLGHEGVGIVKEIAPDVKSLKIGDRVSVAWFFEGCGTCEYCTTGRETLCRTVKNAGYSVDGGMAEQCIVTADYAVKVPDGLDPAQASSITCAGVTTYKAIKEAKVEPGQWVVLYGAGGLGNLAVQYAKKVFNAHVIAVDINNDKLALAKEVGADIVINGLEVEDVPGLIKEKTDGGAHSAVVTAVSKVAFNQAVDSVRAGGRVVAVGLPSEMMELSIVKTVLDGIQVIGSLVGTRKDLEEAFQFGAEGLVVPVVQKRPVEDAVAIFDEMEKGQIQGRMVLDFTH; encoded by the coding sequence ATGAAAGCTGTTGTTGTAAATCCAGAAAGCACTGGTGTTGCTGTTGAAGAAAAAGTACTCCGCCCACTTGAAACTGGGGAAGCACTTGTAGAAATTGAATACTGTGGCGTTTGCCACACCGACCTCCACGTTGCTCATGGTGACTTTGGTCAAGTACCAGGACGTGTTCTTGGCCACGAAGGTGTTGGTATCGTTAAAGAAATTGCCCCAGATGTGAAAAGCCTTAAAATCGGTGACCGCGTCAGCGTTGCTTGGTTCTTCGAAGGATGTGGTACTTGCGAATACTGTACAACTGGCCGAGAAACCCTTTGCCGTACAGTAAAAAATGCTGGCTACTCAGTAGACGGTGGTATGGCTGAACAATGTATCGTAACTGCAGACTATGCTGTTAAAGTTCCTGACGGACTTGATCCAGCCCAAGCTTCTTCTATTACATGTGCTGGGGTAACAACCTATAAAGCGATTAAAGAAGCCAAAGTCGAACCAGGCCAATGGGTTGTTCTTTACGGTGCAGGTGGACTTGGTAACCTCGCTGTTCAATACGCTAAAAAAGTATTCAATGCTCATGTCATCGCAGTTGATATCAACAACGACAAACTTGCCCTTGCAAAAGAAGTAGGTGCGGACATTGTTATTAACGGCCTCGAAGTTGAAGATGTACCTGGACTCATCAAGGAAAAAACTGATGGTGGAGCTCATTCAGCCGTCGTAACAGCTGTATCTAAAGTTGCCTTCAACCAGGCTGTTGACTCCGTTCGTGCTGGTGGTCGCGTCGTCGCTGTTGGCCTTCCTTCTGAAATGATGGAACTCAGCATCGTGAAAACCGTTCTAGATGGAATCCAAGTCATCGGTTCTCTTGTTGGAACTCGTAAAGACTTGGAAGAAGCCTTCCAATTCGGCGCAGAAGGTTTGGTAGTTCCAGTTGTCCAAAAACGTCCAGTCGAAGATGCCGTAGCCATTTTCGACGAAATGGAAAAAGGTCAAATTCAAGGACGTATGGTACTCGACTTCACCCACTAA
- a CDS encoding ISL3 family transposase, with protein sequence MNNILEATLQIKDKNMIWDNNVQEKIFKKRKSLFYSATYTHKPEFCTVCGCVSQNNNIVKNGTKTSRITLCSVSGLPAYLNLRKQRFLCRECGSSFTADTSRIVEKHCHISKRLKNEIKSKISETVSETYIAKETNVSVHTVRRIIDDTARLLTIKPLHDLPEHLCFDEFKSVKSSDCNMSFIIFDSTTHKLVDVVRDRKSYSLKQYFYRFEPKTRLKVKTISIDMYLPYIQLIKEMFPNAKIIIDPFHIVQALNRELNRTRVRIMNQHRYKNPKLYRKLKYYWKLILKNSNELQNYKYNRYKLFESFITSKGIVDYILEKNPSLKNDYEVVYSLRECIQDRDYIEFKETIEAATQLDLSPGLKRVLKTLMTYLPYIQNTCEYPTRTNGPIEGINNKIKALKRNAYGFRNYYHFRNRIILITKMFGPKQKGIKQQLVV encoded by the coding sequence ATGAACAATATACTAGAAGCTACGCTACAAATCAAAGATAAAAACATGATTTGGGATAATAACGTTCAAGAGAAGATATTTAAAAAGAGAAAATCTCTATTTTATTCAGCTACATATACGCATAAACCAGAATTTTGTACTGTCTGTGGATGTGTTAGCCAAAATAATAATATCGTAAAAAACGGCACGAAAACTTCTCGTATCACTCTCTGTTCTGTTTCAGGCCTACCGGCCTACTTAAATCTACGCAAGCAGAGATTTCTCTGTAGAGAATGCGGCTCTTCATTCACCGCAGACACTAGTCGAATCGTAGAAAAACACTGTCATATCTCTAAACGATTAAAAAACGAAATCAAATCAAAAATAAGTGAAACAGTATCTGAAACATATATCGCAAAAGAAACTAATGTATCAGTTCATACTGTAAGACGTATCATAGATGATACAGCACGATTATTAACGATTAAACCATTACATGATTTACCTGAGCATTTGTGTTTTGATGAATTTAAATCTGTTAAATCTTCCGATTGCAATATGAGCTTCATTATTTTTGATAGCACTACACACAAGTTGGTCGATGTTGTACGAGATAGAAAATCTTACAGTTTGAAACAATATTTTTATCGTTTTGAGCCTAAGACTAGATTAAAGGTGAAAACTATCTCCATCGATATGTACTTGCCATACATTCAATTAATAAAAGAAATGTTTCCTAACGCAAAAATTATCATTGATCCTTTTCACATTGTACAAGCCTTGAATAGAGAATTAAATAGAACTCGGGTACGTATCATGAATCAGCATCGTTATAAAAATCCTAAATTATATCGAAAGTTAAAATACTATTGGAAGTTAATTTTAAAGAACTCTAATGAACTTCAGAACTATAAATATAATCGTTATAAGCTTTTTGAAAGCTTCATAACAAGTAAAGGAATCGTAGATTATATCTTAGAAAAAAATCCATCTCTTAAAAATGATTATGAGGTTGTATATTCACTTCGTGAATGTATACAGGATAGAGATTATATAGAATTCAAGGAAACGATTGAAGCAGCTACGCAATTAGACCTATCTCCTGGTTTAAAAAGAGTTTTAAAGACTCTTATGACTTACTTGCCATATATTCAAAATACTTGTGAGTATCCAACTAGAACAAATGGCCCTATTGAAGGAATAAACAATAAAATAAAAGCGCTTAAAAGAAATGCCTACGGCTTTAGAAACTATTACCATTTTAGAAATAGGATTATTTTAATAACAAAAATGTTTGGCCCAAAACAAAAAGGAATTAAGCAACAATTAGTTGTTTAA